Proteins encoded within one genomic window of Gadus chalcogrammus isolate NIFS_2021 chromosome 6, NIFS_Gcha_1.0, whole genome shotgun sequence:
- the hspb11 gene encoding intraflagellar transport protein 25 homolog, with protein MIGSSLGALGGKVVLASSSDEAQPPRNIIDGNAETFWMSTGMFPQEFIVRLAETTGIDQVTIDSYNVKSLKIETNTLDTFQDFQSVAETEFEQTEGQLQSNAISLKGTTASHLRFIITSGYDPFVSVHRVSIQT; from the exons ATGATAGGTTCTTCCCTGGGCGCGTTGGGAGGGAAGGTCGTGTTGGCGTCCTCGAGCGACGAGGCTCAGCCGCCGCGAAACATCATCGACGG CAACGCCGAGACGTTCTGGATGTCCACCGGGATGTTCCCGCAGGAGTTCATCGTCCGCCTGGCTGAGACCACTGGCATCGACCAAGTGACGATAGACAGCTATAACG TTAAGAGTCTGAAGATAGAAACAAACACATTGGATACCTTTCAAGACTTTCAATCTGTCGCAGAAACAG AATTTGAACAAACCGAAGGTCAACTGCAATCAAATGCTATTTCA cTAAAAGGAACCACTGCTTCCCATCTGCGGTTCATCATCACCTCGGGATACGATCCTTTTGTCTCAGTGCACAGGGTCAGCATTCAGACCTAG